A window from Trinickia violacea encodes these proteins:
- a CDS encoding SulP family inorganic anion transporter has protein sequence MSNKTLALKTSASGTSASGTSATGAGAQAHAGTPVTANVVAGLLSGFVSLCYSIAYGSLIFSGSLAHFVNVGIMVTLVSGGITALVVAVKSSLPFTIGGPDSNAVAVLVGLAGSVAAGASAAGLPPSGVLATVLAAIAMSSLVTGALLYLVGWSRRSAVIQFLPFPVVGGFLGGSGYLLLSGAMRTLTGHSIGWPALAALPDLPWLAWLPALVVCGTLIAAQGRVKPYLLTPLGLGAGVAVFFAGMIAMGQSADQLHAAGLLFDRESLSSMQVPLLLPRREIDWATIAAHLPECLAVAAVSALTILLNASGASVATGFDADFNQEMRAAGLANLLAGVTGGIVGYQSMTRTLLNRRAGATARLSGIVAGLGCFAVVGLVPGAIAWLPKPVLVGLQLYLSWGILREWLVASYRKLGLADYLLVVLIVAVIAVKGAVAGIALGIAAACAMFVFNYSRISAIAREFDAHTCHSNVERSIEDTQRLREHGDAVVGVRLQGFLFFGTANLVLRRLGKRLGDTAGRHARYVMLDFRQVSGLDVSTSATFLRLKQRCAAGGDTLVLTALPPRAQALLERAGVLSADVRTFVDLDAGLEWVEDRLLAQPDSHAEEAASPGLAAIRPHFTEAALAQLERCTQVRWLMKDEPLFARGDAGDAVYFVEAGRVTVSLPLADGKSMRLRSFGAGTVVGEMALYTQQARSADVWADEPTMVRRLSFDALQRLESTDADTARQFHRFVVKVLASRLAVANEAVRGAQ, from the coding sequence ATGAGCAACAAGACCCTTGCGCTGAAAACGTCCGCCAGCGGCACCTCCGCCAGCGGCACCTCCGCAACCGGCGCCGGCGCGCAAGCCCACGCCGGCACGCCGGTGACGGCCAACGTCGTCGCCGGCTTGCTGTCCGGCTTCGTTTCGCTCTGCTATTCGATCGCCTACGGGTCGCTGATCTTCAGCGGCAGCCTCGCGCATTTCGTGAACGTCGGCATCATGGTCACGCTCGTGAGCGGCGGCATCACCGCGCTCGTCGTCGCGGTGAAGAGCTCGCTGCCGTTCACGATCGGCGGACCCGACAGCAATGCGGTCGCGGTCCTCGTCGGCCTTGCGGGCAGCGTCGCGGCCGGTGCGAGCGCCGCGGGCCTCCCGCCGAGCGGCGTGCTCGCCACCGTGCTCGCCGCGATCGCGATGAGCTCGCTCGTGACTGGGGCGCTGCTCTATCTGGTGGGCTGGTCGCGCCGCAGCGCGGTGATCCAGTTCCTGCCGTTTCCGGTCGTCGGCGGATTTCTCGGCGGCTCGGGCTATCTGCTGCTCTCCGGCGCGATGCGCACGCTGACCGGGCACAGCATCGGCTGGCCGGCGCTCGCCGCGCTGCCCGATCTGCCCTGGCTCGCGTGGCTGCCGGCACTGGTGGTGTGCGGCACGCTGATCGCCGCGCAAGGCCGCGTCAAGCCCTATCTGCTGACGCCGCTCGGCCTCGGCGCGGGCGTCGCCGTGTTCTTTGCCGGGATGATCGCGATGGGGCAGTCGGCCGATCAGCTGCATGCCGCGGGCCTGCTGTTCGACCGGGAATCGCTGTCGTCGATGCAAGTGCCGCTCTTGCTGCCGCGCCGCGAGATCGACTGGGCCACGATCGCCGCTCATCTGCCCGAGTGCCTGGCGGTGGCGGCGGTCTCCGCGTTGACGATCCTGCTCAATGCGAGCGGGGCCAGCGTCGCGACCGGGTTCGACGCCGACTTCAACCAGGAGATGCGCGCGGCCGGTCTCGCCAACCTGCTCGCGGGCGTGACGGGCGGCATCGTCGGCTATCAATCGATGACGCGCACGCTCCTGAACCGCCGCGCCGGCGCCACGGCGCGCCTGAGCGGGATCGTCGCGGGGCTCGGCTGCTTCGCCGTCGTCGGGCTCGTGCCGGGCGCCATCGCGTGGCTGCCGAAGCCCGTGCTCGTCGGGCTGCAGCTCTATCTATCCTGGGGCATCCTGCGCGAATGGCTCGTCGCCTCCTATCGCAAGCTGGGTCTCGCCGACTATCTGCTGGTCGTGCTGATCGTCGCCGTCATCGCCGTCAAGGGGGCCGTGGCGGGGATCGCGCTCGGTATCGCCGCAGCCTGCGCGATGTTCGTCTTCAATTACAGCCGCATCAGCGCGATCGCGCGCGAGTTCGATGCGCACACGTGCCATTCGAACGTCGAGCGCTCGATCGAGGATACGCAGCGGCTTCGCGAGCACGGCGACGCCGTGGTCGGCGTGCGCCTGCAAGGCTTCCTGTTCTTCGGCACAGCGAACCTCGTGTTGCGCCGGCTCGGCAAGCGGCTCGGCGATACCGCCGGCAGGCATGCGCGCTATGTGATGCTCGATTTCCGCCAGGTGAGCGGTCTCGACGTATCGACTTCGGCGACTTTCCTCCGGCTCAAGCAGCGCTGCGCGGCCGGCGGCGACACGCTCGTCCTCACCGCGCTGCCGCCGCGGGCGCAGGCGCTGCTCGAGCGGGCCGGCGTGCTGAGCGCGGACGTCAGGACCTTCGTCGATCTCGACGCCGGCCTCGAATGGGTCGAGGACAGGCTGCTCGCGCAGCCCGATAGTCACGCGGAGGAGGCCGCCTCGCCCGGCCTGGCGGCGATCCGGCCGCACTTTACCGAGGCGGCGCTGGCGCAGCTCGAGCGTTGCACGCAGGTGCGCTGGCTCATGAAAGACGAGCCGCTGTTCGCGCGCGGCGATGCGGGCGATGCGGTGTACTTCGTCGAAGCGGGGCGCGTGACCGTTTCGCTGCCGCTCGCGGACGGCAAATCCATGCGGCTGCGCTCGTTCGGCGCGGGCACGGTGGTCGGCGAAATGGCGCTCTATACGCAGCAGGCGCGCAGCGCCGACGTGTGGGCCGACGAGCCGACCATGGTGCGGCGTCTCTCGTTCGACGCGCTGCAGCGGCTCGAATCGACGGACGCCGACACCGCGCGGCAGTTCCACCGCTTCGTGGTGAAGGTGCTGGCTTCGCGGCTCGCCGTCGCGAACGAAGCGGTGCGGGGCGCCCAATGA
- a CDS encoding FecR family protein — protein MHAFIRLLAWLAALAVASPAAWAADPAGTVAYTAGVVAIQASAGAKRFAVAGSAIESGDTIQTMKNAEAVLLMADHQRIYLKGDTVYRIDDYRFGADDPQRNVSVSSLVRGGLRVISGLIGKQGNPDAYQLKTQTATIGIRGTEWSVLECGIECPSGETGEHLRVYHGTIDVRTETDHHELSEGYGTIIRSPHSTFAPMPGTSVKPVIPSPAACR, from the coding sequence ATGCATGCATTCATCCGTCTCCTCGCGTGGCTCGCAGCCCTGGCTGTCGCCTCGCCTGCCGCGTGGGCCGCCGATCCGGCCGGCACGGTGGCCTATACGGCCGGCGTCGTGGCGATCCAGGCGTCGGCGGGCGCGAAACGTTTCGCCGTGGCCGGCTCCGCGATCGAGAGCGGCGACACGATTCAGACCATGAAAAACGCCGAAGCGGTGCTGCTGATGGCCGATCACCAGCGCATCTACCTGAAGGGCGACACGGTGTACCGGATCGACGACTACCGCTTCGGCGCAGACGATCCGCAGCGCAACGTCAGCGTCTCGTCGCTGGTGCGGGGCGGGTTGCGCGTGATCTCGGGGCTGATCGGCAAGCAAGGCAACCCCGACGCGTACCAATTGAAGACGCAGACCGCGACGATCGGCATTCGCGGCACCGAGTGGTCGGTGCTCGAATGCGGGATCGAATGCCCGAGCGGCGAGACCGGCGAGCACCTGCGCGTCTATCACGGCACGATCGACGTCCGCACCGAGACCGACCATCACGAATTGTCCGAGGGCTACGGCACGATCATCCGCTCGCCGCATTCGACCTTCGCCCCCATGCCGGGGACCAGCGTCAAGCCTGTCATCCCGTCTCCCGCCGCCTGCAGGTAA
- a CDS encoding ShlB/FhaC/HecB family hemolysin secretion/activation protein — translation MRTVSVSEMMAADFMNPRRPARLTVLAGLGAALACATMPDASAQLSTPVPNLPNVPNAGSTLRDQLQSLPPPALPASNAEIHIEAPTAARPSASTLRFAVKGFQIDGNTKFSSARLMPLLAPALGEQRTLGDLDEAAARVTSFYRAHGYLVARAYVPAQDIRDGIVGLAVVEGRYGKVELHNSSPVRDAVLQRYASAAHLGDVIDERRLDRAALLMQDVTGASAVTGNLSAGEVPGTSDLALDVPPVRALTASLQGDNYGIRPTGRVRTGGALQWLSPLGFGDRLDAYALTSITGQTLGQLGYSVPVGSDGLRTGLTLTESTYRLGADFSSLDGYGHATVLSWTTSYPLIRSRTLNLNAEGGFDRKSLTDHADGSVDQKFDNVYRAGINGNVLAGKTFASYALRVEAGDVHFESADALATDQASAQSAGHYRKTVYSLALYQAVTAKLQLYLALSGQQASKNLISSEKFALGGPYGVRAYPTGEAPGDEGYLATAEVRWAVTQSLLPGQLGVYGFVDTGFVRDNVDPFTTDSNHRRLSGAGVGVALANAPSYEVRLVYAHKLGNAVAVADTDHAGRVWLQLTKAF, via the coding sequence ATGCGCACCGTGAGCGTCAGCGAGATGATGGCCGCTGACTTCATGAATCCTCGCCGTCCGGCCCGGCTGACCGTCCTCGCCGGTCTCGGCGCGGCGCTCGCTTGCGCGACGATGCCCGACGCCTCGGCGCAATTGTCCACGCCGGTGCCGAACCTGCCCAATGTGCCCAATGCCGGCAGCACGCTGCGCGATCAATTGCAGAGCTTGCCGCCGCCGGCGCTGCCCGCATCGAATGCCGAGATCCACATCGAGGCGCCCACCGCGGCTCGGCCGTCGGCTTCGACGCTGCGTTTTGCCGTCAAGGGTTTCCAGATCGACGGCAACACGAAGTTCAGCAGTGCGAGACTGATGCCGCTGCTCGCGCCGGCGCTTGGCGAGCAGCGCACGCTGGGCGATCTCGACGAAGCCGCCGCGCGCGTCACGAGCTTCTATCGCGCGCACGGCTACCTCGTGGCGCGCGCCTATGTTCCCGCGCAGGACATTCGCGACGGCATCGTCGGCCTCGCCGTCGTCGAGGGCCGCTACGGCAAGGTCGAGCTGCACAACAGCTCTCCCGTGCGCGACGCCGTGCTGCAGCGCTATGCAAGCGCTGCGCATCTCGGCGACGTGATCGACGAGCGGCGCCTCGATCGCGCCGCCTTGCTGATGCAAGACGTGACGGGCGCGAGCGCCGTCACCGGCAACCTGAGCGCGGGCGAAGTGCCGGGCACCTCCGATCTCGCGCTCGACGTGCCGCCGGTGCGCGCGCTCACGGCAAGCCTGCAGGGCGACAACTACGGCATCCGGCCGACGGGGCGCGTGCGCACCGGCGGCGCGCTGCAATGGCTGAGCCCGCTCGGCTTCGGCGACCGGCTCGATGCGTATGCGCTGACGTCGATCACAGGGCAGACGCTGGGCCAGCTCGGCTACAGCGTGCCGGTCGGCAGCGACGGCCTGCGCACGGGCCTCACGCTCACCGAATCGACGTACCGGCTCGGCGCCGATTTTTCGTCGCTCGATGGCTACGGTCACGCCACCGTGCTCTCGTGGACGACGAGCTACCCGCTGATCCGCTCGCGTACCCTCAACCTCAACGCGGAAGGCGGGTTCGACCGCAAGAGCCTGACCGATCACGCGGACGGCAGCGTGGACCAGAAGTTCGACAACGTCTATCGCGCCGGCATCAACGGCAATGTGCTCGCCGGCAAGACGTTCGCCAGCTACGCGCTGCGCGTCGAGGCAGGCGACGTGCATTTCGAGTCGGCCGATGCGCTCGCCACGGACCAGGCATCGGCGCAATCGGCAGGGCATTACCGCAAGACCGTCTATTCGTTGGCGCTCTATCAGGCCGTCACCGCGAAGCTTCAGCTTTACCTCGCGCTCTCCGGGCAGCAGGCATCGAAGAATCTCATCTCATCGGAGAAGTTCGCGCTGGGCGGCCCGTACGGCGTGCGCGCGTATCCGACCGGCGAAGCGCCGGGCGACGAAGGCTATCTCGCGACGGCGGAAGTGCGCTGGGCCGTCACGCAGTCGCTGTTGCCAGGGCAGCTCGGAGTTTATGGGTTCGTCGACACGGGTTTCGTGCGCGACAACGTCGATCCGTTCACGACCGACTCCAATCACCGGCGGCTGTCCGGCGCGGGCGTCGGCGTCGCGCTCGCGAACGCGCCGAGCTACGAGGTGCGCCTCGTCTACGCGCACAAGCTCGGCAACGCGGTAGCGGTGGCCGATACCGACCACGCGGGCCGCGTGTGGCTTCAGTTGACCAAGGCGTTCTGA
- a CDS encoding beta strand repeat-containing protein has protein sequence MRHAHRMAGKLTAVGLAASAAAGSLATCLPAWAAPAGGQVTAGAGAINATANSAGGTSTVIRQNSNRLAINWTSFDIGAKDTVTFAQPSSSAIALNRVTSQSATQILGTLNANGQVFILNPNGVLFGKSAQVNVGGLLATTLSLSDSDFLAGTYRFTDSGGTGSIVNEGQITANGGYIAFIAPHVSNQGTLVADNGTVELAAGAAATVTLAGNQLVSLTIDQGTLDALAENGDLIRADGGVVILTSKGRDAVLSGVVNNTGEIQARTAANVGGTIKLLADGGTALAGGTLDASAPDGGNGGTIETSGQAFQLLSGATITTRAASGKTGTWLIDPSDITVASSGGSMTGASLASQLASTNVQLQTSTGTGGNGDITISDNVAWSSGNTLTLTADRNIDITGTLNAGTTGSLVANATGNVTLAGAFTGLALTATSSTGNIALSAPITLNSTSGTLTLSAAGTITPDQNASITTGTFDLASGQWVQVGSGSVASFSASNFEVTGGSFLRALSGSGTTAAPYLIGDVYGLQGIGTSPALLADAYRLANSIDASGTANWNSSAGFAPIGSVDAPFTGAFDGNGKTISGLTINLPSTEDVGLFGFIKDGSVSNLSLTNFTVVGSRFVGALAGINEGGTISGVSVDTGAVTGTSNTWAIDDATTNVGGLVGENLDDGATIATIANSSTGLGVTVTASDGSGGPLTLGQVGGLVGLNANGTITSSWSAASVTGDRFVGGLAGRNDGTVSQSFASGVVDSVGGYVGGLVGLNTGTITDSYALGSVTGPFATAGLVGQNMGTITNSYAAGLVQGGSGVAGGLVAVGVGTATNSYWNTDTTGQSTSNGGTGLTNAQMLASTAASFTGFDFSSVWRFIPGTSYPYLASIFTSTPTVFSGSYTDTSGTIKTGSALDFAANDSLIGRVVTGANGFYYLMLPSTTFSNGTTAVAVFSPSGSGTTFGAAETSGASVAMNLQDNVVALGGTSVSLGDIAAALGNPFSGGTVSEVASLLPSVLTNLQSNALSTASGVSLVFNSGTTLDLSGDTTISASQMTFGSVSGSGSTLTLQTSGGDITQSGAFTLGVLGVTSAGNVTLDGANQIGTVAADVSGAFSLDNAASLTVGQVGSTAGITAGGAVTLSAAGNALTLAQGITSSASGDAVVLASSAFTNLAGSSAITASNGRWLVSSSSPDADTFGGLQSGNDALWGQSFSVGSTVAASGNRYLFSTDQVILVNAIANQKVVGTTAQESATLSLKYAGSNYGNAFTDASVPAGVSVIVYSNGDAASATRANGDDGVGRYRIRYSVSGLPVGYTVADGQTADLTVTGSTSPAVVDQVNAIANSDADSGASGNGTQRRREAAAVAAAFGTAQQTIVVANDRRSSALPAWPVAAACAP, from the coding sequence ATGCGCCACGCCCACCGCATGGCGGGAAAACTGACGGCGGTCGGTCTGGCAGCGAGCGCTGCGGCGGGTTCGCTCGCGACCTGCCTGCCCGCCTGGGCCGCGCCGGCCGGCGGACAAGTCACGGCCGGCGCGGGCGCGATCAACGCCACAGCGAATTCCGCCGGCGGCACCAGCACGGTGATCCGGCAAAACAGCAACCGGCTCGCGATCAACTGGACGAGCTTCGACATCGGCGCGAAGGACACCGTCACGTTCGCGCAGCCGAGCAGCAGCGCCATTGCCTTGAATCGCGTGACGAGCCAGAGCGCGACGCAGATCCTCGGCACGCTGAACGCGAATGGGCAGGTGTTCATCCTGAACCCGAACGGTGTGCTGTTCGGCAAATCGGCGCAGGTCAACGTCGGCGGGCTGTTGGCGACGACGCTGAGCCTCTCCGACAGCGACTTTCTCGCCGGCACCTATCGTTTCACCGATAGCGGCGGCACCGGCAGCATCGTCAACGAAGGGCAGATCACGGCGAATGGCGGCTATATCGCGTTCATCGCGCCGCACGTCTCGAACCAGGGCACGCTCGTTGCGGACAACGGCACCGTCGAGCTCGCGGCGGGCGCCGCGGCCACCGTGACGCTCGCGGGCAATCAGCTCGTTTCGCTGACGATCGACCAGGGCACGCTCGACGCGCTTGCCGAAAACGGCGATCTGATCCGCGCCGACGGCGGTGTCGTGATCCTGACGAGCAAAGGGCGCGACGCCGTGCTGTCCGGCGTCGTCAACAACACGGGCGAAATTCAGGCGCGCACGGCGGCGAACGTGGGCGGCACGATCAAGCTGCTGGCGGACGGCGGCACGGCGCTCGCCGGCGGCACGCTCGACGCCTCCGCGCCTGACGGCGGTAACGGCGGCACGATCGAAACCTCGGGGCAGGCGTTCCAGCTTCTCTCCGGCGCGACGATCACGACCCGCGCCGCGAGCGGCAAGACCGGCACCTGGCTCATCGATCCGTCGGACATCACGGTGGCGTCGTCGGGCGGCAGCATGACGGGCGCGAGCCTGGCTTCGCAACTGGCGAGCACGAACGTCCAGTTGCAGACGAGCACCGGCACCGGCGGCAACGGCGACATCACGATCAGCGACAACGTCGCGTGGAGTTCGGGCAACACGCTCACGCTGACCGCCGACCGCAACATCGACATCACCGGGACGCTCAATGCCGGCACGACCGGCTCGCTCGTGGCCAATGCGACGGGCAACGTCACGCTGGCAGGAGCGTTCACCGGGCTCGCACTCACGGCGACGAGCTCGACCGGCAACATCGCGCTTTCCGCGCCGATCACGCTCAATTCGACGAGCGGCACGCTCACGCTGTCGGCGGCCGGCACGATCACGCCCGATCAGAACGCGTCGATCACGACGGGCACGTTCGATCTCGCGAGCGGCCAGTGGGTCCAGGTCGGCAGCGGCTCCGTCGCGAGCTTCAGCGCGTCGAACTTCGAAGTGACGGGTGGCTCGTTCCTGCGCGCCTTGAGCGGCAGCGGAACCACGGCCGCTCCCTATCTAATCGGCGACGTCTACGGCCTGCAGGGTATCGGCACGTCCCCGGCGCTGCTCGCGGACGCCTACCGGCTCGCCAATTCGATCGACGCAAGCGGTACAGCGAACTGGAACAGCAGCGCGGGCTTCGCGCCGATCGGCAGTGTCGACGCGCCGTTTACGGGCGCCTTCGACGGCAACGGCAAGACCATCAGCGGCCTGACGATCAACCTGCCCAGCACCGAGGACGTCGGCCTGTTCGGCTTCATCAAGGACGGCTCGGTATCGAACCTCTCGCTGACGAACTTCACAGTCGTCGGCTCGCGCTTCGTCGGCGCGCTGGCCGGCATCAACGAAGGCGGGACGATCTCCGGCGTCTCCGTCGATACGGGGGCGGTGACGGGCACCTCCAACACCTGGGCGATCGACGACGCCACGACCAACGTCGGCGGCTTGGTTGGAGAAAACCTCGACGACGGGGCGACGATCGCGACGATCGCCAACTCGAGCACCGGCTTGGGCGTGACCGTGACGGCGAGCGACGGCAGTGGCGGCCCGCTCACGCTGGGCCAGGTCGGCGGGCTCGTCGGCTTGAACGCGAACGGGACGATCACGAGTTCGTGGTCGGCGGCCTCCGTCACGGGCGACCGGTTCGTCGGCGGGCTCGCGGGCAGGAACGACGGCACCGTCTCGCAGTCGTTCGCGAGCGGGGTGGTGGACTCGGTCGGGGGCTACGTCGGCGGCCTGGTCGGCCTGAACACGGGCACGATCACCGACAGCTACGCGCTCGGCTCGGTGACAGGCCCCTTCGCGACCGCCGGCTTGGTCGGCCAGAACATGGGCACGATCACGAACAGCTACGCGGCCGGCCTGGTGCAAGGCGGCAGCGGCGTGGCGGGCGGTCTCGTCGCGGTCGGCGTCGGCACCGCCACCAACAGCTACTGGAACACCGACACGACCGGTCAGAGCACGAGCAACGGCGGCACGGGCCTCACGAACGCGCAGATGCTGGCGAGCACGGCGGCGAGCTTCACCGGCTTCGATTTCAGCAGCGTCTGGCGCTTCATTCCCGGCACCTCGTATCCGTATCTCGCATCGATTTTCACGAGCACGCCGACGGTGTTTTCCGGCTCCTACACCGACACGTCGGGGACGATCAAAACCGGCTCGGCCCTCGACTTCGCCGCGAACGATTCGTTGATCGGCCGCGTCGTGACGGGCGCGAACGGCTTCTACTACTTGATGCTGCCCTCGACGACTTTCAGCAACGGCACGACGGCGGTGGCCGTCTTCTCGCCGAGCGGCAGCGGCACCACGTTCGGCGCGGCCGAGACCTCGGGCGCCAGCGTGGCGATGAACCTCCAGGACAACGTCGTCGCGCTGGGCGGCACGAGCGTGAGCCTCGGCGACATCGCGGCGGCGCTCGGCAATCCGTTCTCGGGCGGGACCGTTTCGGAAGTGGCCTCGTTGTTGCCGTCCGTGCTGACCAATCTGCAATCGAACGCGCTCTCGACAGCAAGCGGCGTCTCGCTCGTGTTCAACTCGGGCACGACGCTCGACTTGAGCGGCGACACGACGATCTCCGCGTCGCAGATGACATTCGGCTCCGTGAGCGGCAGCGGCTCGACGTTGACCTTGCAGACCTCGGGCGGCGACATCACGCAAAGCGGCGCGTTCACGCTCGGCGTGCTCGGCGTCACGAGCGCGGGCAACGTGACGCTCGACGGCGCCAATCAGATCGGCACCGTGGCGGCCGACGTGAGCGGCGCGTTCAGCCTCGACAATGCGGCGAGTCTGACCGTCGGCCAGGTCGGATCGACGGCGGGCATTACGGCGGGCGGTGCGGTGACGCTGTCCGCCGCCGGCAATGCGTTGACGCTCGCTCAAGGCATCACGTCGTCGGCCAGCGGCGACGCGGTCGTGCTCGCGAGCTCCGCCTTCACGAACCTCGCAGGCTCCAGTGCGATCACCGCGAGCAACGGGCGCTGGCTCGTGTCCTCGAGCAGCCCCGACGCCGACACGTTCGGCGGCCTGCAAAGCGGCAACGATGCGCTGTGGGGGCAAAGCTTCAGTGTCGGCTCGACGGTCGCTGCGAGCGGCAATCGCTACCTCTTCTCGACCGACCAAGTGATTCTCGTGAACGCGATCGCCAATCAGAAGGTGGTGGGCACCACCGCGCAGGAAAGCGCGACGCTGTCGTTGAAGTATGCCGGTTCTAACTACGGCAACGCCTTTACCGATGCCAGCGTGCCGGCGGGCGTGTCGGTCATCGTCTACAGCAACGGCGACGCGGCAAGCGCGACGCGCGCGAATGGCGACGACGGCGTGGGCCGCTATCGCATCCGCTACTCGGTGTCGGGCCTGCCGGTGGGCTATACCGTGGCCGACGGCCAAACGGCGGACCTGACCGTCACGGGCTCGACTTCACCGGCGGTCGTCGATCAGGTCAACGCGATCGCGAACAGCGACGCCGACAGCGGCGCCTCGGGCAACGGCACCCAGCGCAGAAGAGAAGCCGCGGCCGTCGCCGCGGCGTTCGGCACGGCCCAGCAAACGATCGTGGTCGCCAATGACCGCCGTTCGTCGGCGCTGCCGGCATGGCCGGTGGCCGCGGCATGCGCACCGTGA
- a CDS encoding sensor histidine kinase, whose translation MRYRSTPLAAHAVFVLSVALLFVVGIFYSQSGSEQTPDASLHLTQADWQVDDAPGFSEPPPTLDSASLPDTWQRVALPLARSIALARQAGSAKSTSKASRITWLRLSVHGLAARSARLALYGVRIKTDGTIAVYVDGQLVHQAQEQGPLWSSTRTPLWVVLHRHAGDPPVSEILIRLEHSQATQVAVSSLWLGSVEALKGRYHTRQWLQQQLPAVLSAAFLAVGVFALFVWFQRRHETAYLLFFNLAVTSFLRSLHFYVDLPVANDWFAWLTVNSLLWLVLVVHYFLCQLHGRPLTWFTRALVGVTGLIGVLTLPVLAVVPNTPKVTPLIYPIAALMGASVGVAGGINAWRRSNEGVLVAVGVGVCTLLGVSDWLLQNNFVSPEGFYFGACTNAITFGIFSTLMYRRYVNAIVEVERANMNLAQRLKAREAELELSHQRLREAERQQTISNERQRLMQDMHDGLGASLISAIRSAERGALSDADVSHVLKSCLDDLKLTIDSMEPVEADLLLLLATLRFRLEPRLEGTGIVLRWEVQKLPTLTWLDPSSALQILRIVQESIANILHHTRANQIRVGTAAQADGVLVIVEDNGQGFDVPRALAAGKGRGLSNQQRRARAIDGAVAWVSGPEGTRFTLWLPLRRVP comes from the coding sequence TTGAGATATCGCTCCACGCCGCTCGCCGCCCATGCGGTGTTCGTCCTTTCCGTGGCGCTGCTGTTCGTTGTGGGCATCTTCTATTCGCAATCCGGCAGCGAGCAGACGCCGGACGCCAGCCTGCACCTGACACAAGCCGACTGGCAGGTCGACGATGCCCCTGGCTTCAGCGAGCCGCCGCCCACGCTGGACAGCGCGTCCTTGCCGGATACCTGGCAGCGTGTCGCGCTGCCCCTGGCGCGGTCCATCGCCCTGGCCCGCCAGGCCGGTAGCGCAAAATCGACGTCCAAGGCCAGCCGCATCACCTGGCTCAGGCTGTCCGTGCACGGGTTGGCCGCACGTTCCGCTCGCCTGGCGCTATATGGCGTACGCATCAAGACGGACGGCACCATCGCGGTCTATGTGGACGGCCAACTCGTGCACCAGGCGCAAGAACAAGGTCCGCTGTGGAGCAGCACCCGTACGCCGCTGTGGGTCGTGCTGCACCGGCATGCCGGCGACCCGCCGGTGAGCGAGATCCTCATCCGTCTCGAGCACTCCCAGGCAACCCAGGTGGCCGTGTCCTCGCTGTGGCTCGGCTCCGTCGAGGCGCTGAAGGGGCGCTACCACACGCGCCAATGGCTGCAGCAGCAACTGCCCGCCGTCCTCAGCGCGGCGTTTTTGGCAGTCGGCGTGTTTGCGCTATTCGTGTGGTTTCAGCGCCGCCACGAGACGGCCTACCTGCTGTTCTTCAACCTTGCGGTCACCTCATTTCTGCGGAGCCTGCACTTCTACGTGGACTTGCCGGTCGCCAACGACTGGTTCGCCTGGCTGACGGTCAACTCGTTGTTGTGGCTGGTTCTCGTCGTGCACTACTTCCTGTGTCAATTGCATGGCCGCCCGCTTACGTGGTTCACGCGCGCGCTGGTCGGGGTGACCGGCCTGATTGGCGTGCTGACGCTGCCGGTGCTGGCGGTGGTGCCGAATACGCCCAAAGTCACCCCGCTGATCTATCCGATCGCCGCGCTGATGGGCGCGAGCGTCGGGGTGGCAGGGGGCATCAACGCCTGGCGCCGTTCCAACGAGGGGGTGCTGGTGGCAGTCGGAGTCGGTGTCTGCACCCTGCTGGGCGTGTCCGACTGGCTGCTGCAGAACAACTTCGTCAGTCCGGAAGGCTTTTATTTCGGGGCCTGCACCAACGCCATCACGTTCGGCATTTTCAGCACACTGATGTACCGGCGTTACGTCAACGCTATCGTCGAAGTCGAGCGGGCCAACATGAACCTTGCGCAACGCCTGAAGGCGCGCGAAGCCGAACTCGAACTCAGCCATCAGCGGCTTCGTGAAGCGGAGCGGCAGCAAACGATCAGCAACGAACGGCAGCGCCTGATGCAGGACATGCACGACGGTCTCGGCGCGTCCCTGATCAGCGCGATTCGCTCGGCGGAGCGCGGGGCGTTGAGCGACGCCGACGTCTCGCACGTTCTCAAGAGCTGCCTGGACGACCTCAAGCTGACCATCGATTCGATGGAGCCGGTCGAGGCCGACTTGCTGCTGTTGCTGGCTACGCTGCGCTTCCGGCTGGAACCGCGCCTGGAAGGCACGGGCATCGTCTTGCGCTGGGAAGTGCAAAAACTGCCGACGCTGACCTGGCTCGACCCTTCGAGCGCACTGCAGATCCTGCGCATCGTGCAGGAGAGCATCGCCAACATCCTGCATCACACGCGCGCCAATCAGATCCGGGTAGGCACGGCGGCGCAGGCGGACGGCGTGCTGGTCATCGTGGAGGACAACGGGCAGGGCTTCGACGTGCCGCGCGCGCTGGCCGCCGGCAAAGGACGCGGGCTCTCCAACCAGCAGCGCCGGGCCCGGGCCATCGACGGCGCCGTCGCCTGGGTATCGGGACCGGAGGGAACGCGCTTCACGCTCTGGCTGCCGTTGAGGCGCGTGCCGTGA